In Chelmon rostratus isolate fCheRos1 chromosome 9, fCheRos1.pri, whole genome shotgun sequence, the following proteins share a genomic window:
- the LOC121611179 gene encoding plastin-2-like gives MSTQISAEELAEIQESFKKVDVDDNGYICASELGNLFKEMSCPMAGYQLRELLEKLDKDNDSHINFDEFTAIFQDLKDDRLAQGFRKALNKKEGIVAIGGTSEISSEGTQHSISEQERFAFANYINSSLENDADCKHVLPINPNTEALFKAVADGIVLCKLINLSVPDTIDERTINKKKLTAFTAQENLNLALNSASAIGCQVVNIGAQDLKEGKPHLVLGLLWQIIKIGLFADIELSRNEAIAALLKEGESLEELMKLSPEELLLRWANFHLNKVGMSISNFSGDIKDSKAYYHLLEQIAPDGSKEDVPRVEVDMTGLYEKDLTKRAECMLTQADRLGCRQFVTATDVVCGNAKLNMAFVATLFNKHPALTKPENQDWNLESETREERTFRNWMNSLGVSPHVHHIYSDLSDALVILQLYEKIKVPVDWDNKVNHPPFKAVGGGHLKMIENCNYAVELGKIKAGFSLVGIGGLDLYDGNATLTLALVWQLMRRYTLNVLEDLGHGEVAGDDLIVSWVNKTLAEAGKSSSIKSFKDKKISTSIPVLDLIDAIQPQSVNFELVKTESLSDEDKLDNAKYAISMARKIGAKVYALPEDLVEVNPKMVMTIFACLMGRGMKKA, from the exons ATGTCAACACAGATCAGCGCTGAGGAGCTGGCGGAGATCCAGGAGAGCTTCAAGAAAGTGG ATGTGGATGATAATGGGTACATCTGCGCCTCTGAACTCGGTAATCTCTTCAAAGAGATGAGCTGTCCTATGGCTGGATATCAGCTCAGAGAACTCCTTGAGAAGCTGGACAAAGACAATGACAGCCACATCAACTTTGATGAGTTCACGGCT ATTTTCCAGGATTTGAAGGACGACCGCTTGGCCCAGGGTTTCAGGAAAGCTCTCAACAAGAAAGAAGGCATCGTAGCCATCGGGGGCACCAGCGAGATCTCTAGTGAAGGAACTCAACATTCAATCTCTG AGCAGGAGCGCTTTGCCTTCGCCAACTATATCAACTCTTCTTTGGAGAATGATGCAGACTGCAAACATGTATTGCCCATCAACCCCAACACTGAAGCTCTGTTTAAAGCAGTCGCAGACGGCATCGTGCTTTG TAAACTCATCAACCTCTCTGTTCCTGACACCATCGATGAGAGAACCATCAATAAAAAGAAACTCACAGCGTTCACTGCACAG GAGAATCTGAACTTGGCTCTGAATTCAGCCTCAGCCATCGGCTGCCAAGTCGTAAATATCGGAGCTCAAGACCTGAAGGAGGGAAAACCTCACCTGGTGCTTGGACTCCTCTGGCAGATCATCAAGATCGGACTGTTCGCTGATATAGAGCTGAGCCGCAATGAAG CTATCGCAGCGTTGCTCAAGGAAGGCGAGAGTCTGGAAGAGTTGATGAAACTCAGTcctgaagagctgctgctgcgctgGGCCAATTTCCATTTAAACAAAGTTGGCATGTCCATATCAAACTTTTCTGGTGACATCAAG GACTCAAAGGCGTACTACCACCTGCTCGAGCAGATTGCTCCAGACGGCAGCAAAGAGGACGTTCCACGGGTTGAGGTCGACATGACTGGTCTTTAT gaGAAGGATCTCACGAAGAGAGCAGAGTGCATGCTCACTCAGGCCGACCGTCTCGGCTGCCGGCAGTTTGTGACTGCCACTGATGTCGTTTGTGGAAACGCAAAGCTCAACATGGCCTTTGTGGCCACGCTCTTCAACAAACACCCGGCTCTCACCAAACCAGAGAACCAAGACTGGAATCTGGAGA GTGagaccagagaggagagaactTTCAGGAACTGGATGAACTCTCTTGGAGTCTCTCCACATGTTCACCACATCTACAG cGATCTGTCAGACGCTCTGGTGATTCTCCAGCTATATGAAAAGATTAAGGTGCCGGTGGATTGGGACAACAAAGTCAACCACCCTCCATTCAAAGCAGTAGGAGGAGGGCATTTAAAAATG ATTGAAAACTGTAACTATGCTGTGGAGCTGGGTAAGATCAAGGCTGGTTTTTCCCTGGTGGGAATTGGTGGCTTGGACCTCTACGATGGAAATGCGACTCTAACTCTGGCGCTGGTGTGGCAGCTGATGAGGAG GTACACTTTAAATGTTCTGGAAGATCTTGGGCATGGAGAAGTTGCAGGAGATGATTTGATAGTTTCATGGGTCAACAAGACTTTGGCTGAAGCTGGCAAGAGTTCCTCTATCAAAAGCTTTAAG GACAAAAAGATCAGCACCAGCATTCCAGTTCTGGACCTGATTGATGCCATTCAGCCACAGAGTGTCAACTTTGAGCTGGTTAAAACAGAAAGTCTGTCAGACGAAGACAAACTGGACAATGCCAA